The following proteins come from a genomic window of Triticum aestivum cultivar Chinese Spring chromosome 6A, IWGSC CS RefSeq v2.1, whole genome shotgun sequence:
- the LOC123127787 gene encoding uncharacterized protein — protein sequence MADSGADGGGDAYDPMKDPERRPRRSNDPGWNYGYWLTPGNSNNVVCNLCGKITKGGIRRHKEHLAGTGGDATGCPKATTQLRREMLEYLEKNRRNIGQPDDDDDVVEVDVAGTVQSSTNEATAQCFATRPSSGTAAKKNKKAFAVKISGKKCQSVALKSIVSMLRKKPEDVVDERRSGCSQSTMESSTKTPEERHYVSMQWALFFYECGIPFNVASCRQFQIAIEASCQYGPGYKPPSPHELREPLLRDCVKETKKLRVKHEVAWKQYGCTLMSDGWSDKRGRHLINFLVNSPAGTYFLESVDASSECQDARMIADLLEKRIEDVGKEYVVQVVTDNGANYKAAGKILMERIPTLYWSPCACHCLDLMLEDIGKLKPFKRPIARGRRVTTFIYRHGRILSLMRKATGGLDLVRPAATRFATSILALKSLVKHKQALRSLFTCQAWVGNKLAKTAAGLNVQDIVLSADWWHAIEDCLRASGPLLRVLRVADGDEIPAMPEMTALMRFAKEKINQGFPHQNKQALLKKIIDIVDKRWENQMDHPLYGAALFLNPGKYFSIAESGDDALIGELRSCFNDVLARTVLDVNTRNKIDAQAVLYEDKRGPFANPMAIDNMVQKNPLDWWRSYGGRAVELQRFAKRTVSLCASSSGCERNWSAFEHIHTKKRNRLQHRLLNDNVFVSYNRKNLDRFQKRREKMGGNSYDPLVIEDFDWGNEWVDPTIPPPQGARGCPDDISWELVDEAVGASSSLQGRNFPRASTMARGASNVNVQYQRQRKRAAPSPTFLHEDDEEDDQEQQPSIPNGEDDDSDFLQDDVDVTDDDEDPTSADQDGEDNTNTTIDEFDDGY from the exons ATGGCAGATTCAGGAGCTGATGGGGGTGGTGATGCTTATGATCCAATGAAAGATCCAGAACGCAGGCCACGGAGGTCAAATGATCCAGGCTGGAATTATGGGTATTGGTTGACACCTGGCAACAGCAATAATGTTGTGTGCAATCTTTGTGGCAAGATAACTAAAGGAGGGATCAGGAGACACAAAGAGCATCTTGCTGGCACCGGTGGGGATGCAACGGGTTGTCCAAAGGCTACCACACAGCTTAGGAGGGAGATGTTAGAATATTTGGAAAAGAACAGGAGAAACATAGGACAgccagatgatgatgatgatgtagtgGAGGTAGATGTAGCAGGGACAGTTCAAAGCTCCACTAATGAAGCAACAGCTCAATGCTTCGCTACAAGACCAAGTTCAGGGACAGCagccaagaagaacaagaaagCCTTTGCAGTAAAAATATCAGGCAAAAAGTGTCAATCTGTTGCTCTCAAGTCAATTGTTTCCATGCTTAGGAAGAAACCTGAGGATGTTGTCGATGAAAGACGCTCCGGTTGCTCTCAAAGCACCATGGAGTCCAGCACAAAAACACCGGAAGAGAGGCACTATGTGAGTATGCAGTGGGCATTGTTTTTCTATGAGTGTGGCATTCCTTTCAATGTTGCAAGCTGTAGGCAATTCCAGATTGCAATAGAAGCCTCTTGTCAATATGGCCCAGGTTACAAGCCTCCTTCTCCTCATGAGCTGCGAGAGCCATTGCTTAGGGATTGTGTCAAGGAAACAAAAAAGTTGAGGGTGAAGCACGAGGTAGCATGGAAGCAATATGGCTGCACACTAATGTCAGATGGCTGGTCCGATAAAAGGGGACGCCACTTGATCAACTTCCTTGTAAACAGCCCGGCGGGCACTTACTTCTTGGAGTCGGTTGATGCATCAAGTGAATGCCAAGATGCTCGGATGATAGCAGATTTGCTAGAGAAGAGAATCGAGGATGTCGGTAAAGAGTATGTTGTCCAAGTTGTCACCGACAATGGTGCTAACTACAAGGCAGCGGGTAAGATACTAATGGAAAGGATTCCTACACTATATTGGAGTCCATGTGCATGCCATTGCTTGGACCTGATGTTGGAAGATATAGGGAAGCTAAAGCCATTTAAGAGGCCTATTGCACGGGGTAGACGAGTCACCACTTTCATCTATAGGCATGGCAGAATTCTTAGTCTAATGAGGAAGGCAACGGGTGGGCTGGATCTTGTGAGACCCGCAGCCACTCGCTTTGCCACATCCATTCTTGCTCTTAAGAGTTTGGTCAAGCACAAGCAAGCATTGAGGAGTCTATTTACATGTCAAGCATGGGTTGGAAACAAATTGGCCAAAACTGCAGCCGGTTTGAATGTGCAAGACATTGTGCTTTCAGCAGATTGGTGGCATGCAATTGAGGACTGCCTTAGAGCTTCAGGTCCACTACTTCGAGTGCTTAGGGTAGCGGATGGTGATGAGATTCCTGCCATGCCAGAAATGACAGCACTAATGAGGTTTGCAAAGGAGAAGATCAATCAAGGTTTCCCCCACCaaaacaagcaagctttgctcaagAAGATCATTGACATTGTTGACAAACGTTGGGAGAATCAAATGGATCATCCATTATATGGGGCTGCTTTGTTTTTGAACCCTGGAAAATACTTCTCTATTGCTGAGAGTGGTGATGATGCCCTAATTGGGGAGCTAAGAAGTTGTTTTAATGATGTCCTTGCACGAACAGTACTTGATGTCAATACTCGCAACAAGATTGATGCACAAGCCGTTCTCTATGAGGACAAGAGAGGACCCTTTGCTAATCCGATGGCAATCGATAACATGGTCCAGAAAAACCCTC TTGATTGGTGGCGTTCATATGGTGGTCGGGCAGTTGAGCTACAAAGGTTTGCAAAGCGTACTGTTAGTCTTTGTGCTTCATCATCCGGCTGTGAGAGGAATTGGAGCGCATTTGAACAT ATCCATACCAAGAAAAGGAACCGGTTACAACACCGACTCTTGAATGACAATGTTTTTGTTTCATACAACCGGAAGAACTTGGATAGGTTTCAAAAGAGGCGTGAGAAGATGGGTGGCAATAGCTATGACCCTCTAGTCATTGAGGATTTTGATTGGGGCAATGAGTGGGTTGACCCAACAATACCTCCACCCCAAGGTGCTCGAGGGTGTCCCGATGACATTTCATGGGAGCTTGTTGATGAGGCTGTTGGTGCAAGTTCGTCGCTGCAAGGTCGCAACTTTCCTAGAGCTAGCACCATGGCAAGGGGGGCCTCAAATGTTAATGTCCAGTACCAAAGGCAGCGCAAAAGGGCTGCTCCGTCACCAACATTTCTTCATGAAGATGACGAAGAGGATGACCAAGAACAACAACCAAGTATCCCCAATGGAGAGGATGATGATTCAGACTTTCTTCAAGATGATGTTGATGTGAccgatgatgatgaagatccaACTAGTGCTGACCAAGATGGCGAAGACAACACAAATACTACCATCGATGAGTTCGATGATGGCTATTGA
- the LOC123127789 gene encoding calcium uptake protein, mitochondrial has protein sequence MAALARASLLRSAVRRLRAFSAAAAEGAAPRRDARAADAATVAAALAVGSGLGIWLLPPSPQPLADSGQGDFAVADAGFGDVGAAEEREEEKRRFLFRDSYRRRVFFNYEKRIRTRSPPEKIFEYFASIRNPEGEVYMLPADLMRAVVPVFPPSESNIVREGRLRGERNPGELQCAPSEFFMLFDTNGDGLISFAEYIFFVTLLSIPESSFNIAFKMFDLDHNGEIDKEEFKKVMALMRSYNRQGAAHRDGLRIGLKVGQPVEDGGLVEYFFGKDGSDHLHYEKFSDFLKQLHDEIVRLEFSHYDVKSSKTISAKDFALSMVASADMNHINKLLDRVDDFDESPDVKDLRITFEEFKAFADLRRRLEPFAMAIFSYGKVNGLLTKQDLKRAATHVCGVDLTDKVVDVIFHVFDANCDGNLSSEEFLRALQRRESNIRQPTTPGLMGVFSCWLNCTKCSFQQMLLQ, from the exons ATGGCCGCGCTGGCCCGCGCCTCGCTCCTCCGATCCGCCGTTCGACGGCTCCGGGCCTTCTCCGCGGCCGCCGCCGAGGGCGCCGCGCCCCGCCGCGACGCGAGGGCGGCCGATGCCGCCACGGTGGCGGCCGCGCTGGCTGTCGGGTCGGGGCTGGGGATCTGGCTGCTCCCCCCGTCGCCGCAGCCGCTCGCGGACTCGGGCCAGGGGGACTTCGCCGTGGCGGACGCGGGCTTTGGGGACGTGGGCGCCGCGGAGGAGCGCGAGGAGGAGAAGCGCAGGTTCCTCTTCCGCG ACTCATATCGCAGAAGGGTGTTCTTCAACTATGAGAAGCGCATTCGGACGCGCAGCCCTCCTGAGAAG ATCTTTGAGTACTTTGCGTCCATCCGAAACCCGGAGGGCGAAGTCTACATGTTACCTGCCGACTTGATGAGGGCTGTTGTTCCCGTTTTCCCTCCATCCGAATCTAATATTGTAAGGGAAGGAAGACTCAGAGGGGAGCGCAACCCTGGCGAGCTACAGTGCGCTCCTTCTGAGTTTTTCATGCTGTTCGACACAAACGGCGATGGGCTCATATCCTTTGCCGA GTATATCTTTTTTGTGACATTGCTTAGCATTCCTGAGTCGAGCTTCAATATAGCTTTCAAGATGTTTGACCTTGACCACAATGG GGAGATAGATAAAGAAGAGTTTAAGAAAGTAATGGCTTTGATGAGGTCCTATAATAGGCAAGGAGCTGCCCACAGGGATGGGTTACGTATTGGACTTAAGGTTGGTCAGCCAGTGGAAGATGGTGGATTGGTTGAGTACTTTTTTGGCAAGGATGGCAGTGACCATCTACACTATGAAAAGTTCTCTGATTTTTTGAAGCAATTACATGACGAG ATTGTTCGCTTGGAGTTCAGTCACTATGATGTAAAATCATCCAAGACAATATCTGCGAAGGACTTTGCATTATCCATGGTTGCTTCTGCTGACATGAATCACATAAACAAGCTACTTGACAGAGTTGACGATTTTGATGAATCTCCTGATGTCAAAGATCTGCGCATTACCTTTGAG GAGTTCAAGGCTTTTGCTGATCTGCGGCGAAGATTGGAACCATTTGCAATGGCTATCTTCAGCTATGGAAAAGTAAACGGTTTGTTGACAAAGCAGGATCTGAAACGTGCTGCAACTCAT GTTTGTGGGGTGGACTTGACTGATAAGGTGGTGGATGTCATTTTCCATGTGTTTGATGCAAACTGTGATGGGAACCTAAGCTCAGAGGAGTTCTTGAGGGCACTACAAAGACGGGAAAGCAATATTCGGCAGCCCACCACTCCAGGTTTAATGGGGGTATTCTCCTGCTGGCTGAACTGTACGAAGTGTTCTTTTCAACAGATGCTGCTTCAGTAG